Within the Saccharomonospora amisosensis genome, the region GGACAAGGGTCTGGTCTATGAGGGCTACCGGGTGCTGCCGTACTGCTGGCGCGACGAGACTCCGCTGTCCAACCACGAACTACGCATGGACGAGGACGTCTACGCGAGCAGGCAGGACCCCGCTGTCACCATCGGTTACCGCGTCGAGGGCAACGACAACGAACTCGACGGCGCCTACCTGCTGATCTGGACGACGACGCCGTGGACGGTGCCGTCGAACCTCGCCACCGCCGTGCACCCCGACGTCGACTACGTGCTGGTGGAGCGGGAGGGCTCACCGGGCGAACGGTTCCTGCTCGCTCAGGCCCGCCTGGCCGCCTACGCCAAGGAACTCGGCGAGCAACCCCGCGTGTTGCGCGACTACAAGGGAACCGACCTGCTCGGCACCCGGTACGCCCCGCCGTTCCCGTACTTCGTGGGCCACGAGAACGCCCACCGGGTCCTCGCCGCCGACTACGTCACCACCGACGACGGCACCGGCATCGTCCACATCGCGCCCGCCTACGGTGAGGAGGACAAGGCCGTCACCGACGCGGCAGGCATCACCCCGGTTACGCCGGTGGACTCCAAGGGCCGGTTCGACGCGCAGGTGCCCGACTACCAGGGCCAGAACGTCTTCGAAGCCAACGCCAACATCATCAGGGATCTGAAGAACGGCACCGGCTCGGCCGCGCGGCAGGGTGCGGTTCTGCTGCGTCACGAGACCTACGAGCACTCCTACCCGCACTGTTGGCGTTGCCGGAACCCGCTCATCTACCGGGCGGTGTCGTCGTGGTTCGTGGCGGTGACCGAGTTCAAGGACCGCATGGTCGAGCTGAACCAGCAGATCACCTGGTATCCCGAGCACGTCAAGGACGGCCAGTTCGGCAGGTGGTTGGAGAACGCGAGGGACTGGTCGATCTCGCGCAACCGCTACTGGGGCACGCCGATCCCGGTGTGGGTCAGCGACGACCCGAACTATCCGCGCGTCGACGTGTACGGGTCGCTGGACGAGTTGGAGCGCGACTTCGGGGTGCGGCCCACCGACCTGCACCGTCCGCACATCGACGAACTCACCCGACCCAACCCCGACGACCCGACGGGGAACTCGACCATGCGTCGCGTGCCCGACGTGCTGGACGTGTGGTTCGACTCCGGTTCGATGCCGTTCGCCCAGGTGCACTACCCGTTCTCCAACGCCGACTGGTTCGAGCACCACTACCCGGGTGACTTCATCGTCGAGTACATCGGTCAGACCCGCGGCTGGTTCTACACGCTGCACGTGCTGGCGACCGCGCTGTTCGACCGCCCGGCGTTTCGCACCTGCGTCTCACACGGCATCGTGCTTGGCTCCGACGGTCAGAAGATGTCGAAGTCGCTGCGCAACTACCCCGACGTCACGGAGGTGTTCGACCGTGACGGTTCCGACGCGATGCGCTGGTATCTCATGGCCAGCCCCATCCTGCGCGGTGGCAACCTGATCGTCACGGAGAAGGGCATCAGGGACGCGGTACGGCAAGCCGTACTCCCGTTGTGGAACTCTTACTACTTCCTGGCCCTTTACGCACGGGCGGAGGGCGTGGAGGGCCGGATACGCACCGACTCGGCGCACGTACTCGACCGCTACATCCTCGCCAAGACCCACGAGCTGGTCACCGATGTTGGAGCGGCCCTCGACAGCTACGACATCGCGGAGAGCTGCGCGCTGGTTCGCAACTTCCTCGAAGTGCTCACCAACTGGTACGTGCGCCGCTCGCGCGACCGGTTCTGGCAGGGTGAGCGGGACGCCATCGACACGCTGCACACGGTGCTGGAGGTCGTGTGCCGGACGGCGGCGCCGCTGCTGCCACTCACCACGGAAGCCGTGTGGCGCGGACTGACCGGAGGGCGTTCGGTGCACCTGACCGACTGGCCGCTGGTCGACGAGTTGCCCGCGGACGCCGCGCTCGTGACGGCCATGGACCGGGTGCGGCAGGTGTGCTCCTCGGCGCTGTCGCTGCGCAAGGCCAACAAGCTGCGGGTGCGCTTGCCGCTGGCCAAGCTGTTGGTGGCGGCCGAGGACGCGGAGACACTGCGTCCGTTCACCGACATCATCCGCGACGAGGTGAACGTCAAGTCGGTGGAGCTGACCACCGACGTCGCCGCACACGGGGGGTTCGAGGTCGCGGTGAACGCCAGGGCTGCCGGTCCCCGGCTCGGCAAGGACGTGCAGCGCGTGATCAAGGCCGTCAAGGCAGGCGAGTGGACAACGAGCGCGGAGGGCGCCGTCGTGGCCGCCGGTGTCGAGCTGCTGGAGGGCGAGTACGAGCGCAGGCTCGTGGCCAAGGACCACGGCGCGGCCGCCGAGTTGTCCGGCGGTTCGGGGCTCGTGCTGCTCGAAACCGAGGTGACAGCCGAGCTCGCGCGGGAGGGCCTTGCGCGTGACATGGTGCGGGTGGTGCAGCAGGCACGCAGGGATGCCTCGCTCGACATCGCCGATCGCATCGTGCTCACAGTGGACGCCCCTGACGACGTCGCCGAGGCCGTGCGCGCCCACGAGGCGTTCGTCGCGGGCGAGACCCTCGCCTCGGACGTCTCGTACGCCCCGGTCACGGACGGGTTCTCCGGCGCTGTCGGCGACGGCGTCAAGGTCACCGTCGCCGTGGCGAAACTGTAACGCCTGGCACCTCGGACACGGTTACCGCGTATGGACAGTCTGCGGTTCGCGGTGCGGGTCAAGCCCGGCGCCAAGCGGGACGCCGTCGGCGGCGTGTGGGACGGCGCACTCGGCGAGGCGCTCGTGGTGTCGGTGCGGGCTCGCGCCGTCGACGGGGCGGCCAACGATGCCTTGTGCCGGGTGCTCGCGGCCGTCCTCGCCGTGCGTCCCCGCGACGTGGTCGTGGTGAAGGGGCAGCGTTCGAGGGACAAGGTGGTCGAGGTGCGTGGCGCGCCGGAGGGGTCGCAAGCCCGGGTCGACACGCTCAGACACTCTATTGTGGATAGCTGAACGAGGCTGAGGCACGGGAGGTGACATGGGCGACCTGCCCGTGATCCTCGGTTCCGGCGCGCTCGTACTACTCGCCTCCGTCGTCGCGGTTCGGCTTTCGATCCGGCTGGGCCTGCCGTCGCTGCTGCTGTACCTCGGCATCGGCGTCCTCATCGGAGAGGCCGGTTTCGGCATCGAGTTCGACAACCCGGCGCTGACCCAGAGTCTCGGCCTGGCGGCACTGGTGATGATCCTCACCGAAGGTGGGATCACCACCCGGTGGTCCGATATCAAACCAGTGCTGGGGCCAGGAATCGCACTGTCCACAGTAGCTGTGGGGATCACCATAGGCGTCACCGGAGCGGCCCTGCATCTGCTGTTTCAACTGGAGTGGCGGACGGCGCTGCTGTGGGGTGCCGTGCTCGCCTCCACCGACGCGGCCGCGGTGTTCTCCGTGTTGCGCACAGCGGGCATCGGTAAGCGACTGTCCGGAATCCTCGAACTGGAGTCCGGCCTCAACGACGCACCCACCTACATCGCGGTGGTGCTGTTGGCCACCGGCAGCACCGTCGACTGGACAGTGCCGCTGCGGGTGCTCTACCAGCTACTGGCCGGAGCGCTGATCGGGCTGGCACTCGGCTGGCTCGGCGCGTGGGCGTTGCGCAGAGCCGCGCTGCCCGCCACGGGGCTCTATCCGCTGGCGGCCGTGGCGGTGTGCGTGGCAGCCTTCTCCTCCGCGCAGCTCGCGCTGGCTTCGGGTCTGCTCGCCACCTACGTCGCGGGCGTCGTGCTCGGCAACGCCCGGCTGCCACACCGTTCCGACACGCTTTCGTTCGCCGAAGGGCTGGGCTGGCTGGCCCAGATCGGCCTGTTCGTGCTGCTCGGGTTGTTCGCCTCACCCACCCGGCTGCTCGACGCCGTGGTGCCGGGCCTTGTCGCGGGAGCGCTGGTGCTGCTCGTGGCCAGGCCGGTTTCGGTGGTGCTTTCGGTGGCGGCGTTCCG harbors:
- the ileS gene encoding isoleucine--tRNA ligase, whose translation is MYPKASFGAQPADQVPAQPSFPALEKDVLAYWETDGTFAATVEAREPGTNGSNEYVFYDGPPFANGLPHYGHLLTGYVKDIVPRYQTMRGRRVERRFGWDTHGLPAELEAERQLGITDKSQIDDMGIAEFNQACRESVLRYTGEWREYVTRQARWVDFDHDYKTLDVTYMESVIWAFKQLWDKGLVYEGYRVLPYCWRDETPLSNHELRMDEDVYASRQDPAVTIGYRVEGNDNELDGAYLLIWTTTPWTVPSNLATAVHPDVDYVLVEREGSPGERFLLAQARLAAYAKELGEQPRVLRDYKGTDLLGTRYAPPFPYFVGHENAHRVLAADYVTTDDGTGIVHIAPAYGEEDKAVTDAAGITPVTPVDSKGRFDAQVPDYQGQNVFEANANIIRDLKNGTGSAARQGAVLLRHETYEHSYPHCWRCRNPLIYRAVSSWFVAVTEFKDRMVELNQQITWYPEHVKDGQFGRWLENARDWSISRNRYWGTPIPVWVSDDPNYPRVDVYGSLDELERDFGVRPTDLHRPHIDELTRPNPDDPTGNSTMRRVPDVLDVWFDSGSMPFAQVHYPFSNADWFEHHYPGDFIVEYIGQTRGWFYTLHVLATALFDRPAFRTCVSHGIVLGSDGQKMSKSLRNYPDVTEVFDRDGSDAMRWYLMASPILRGGNLIVTEKGIRDAVRQAVLPLWNSYYFLALYARAEGVEGRIRTDSAHVLDRYILAKTHELVTDVGAALDSYDIAESCALVRNFLEVLTNWYVRRSRDRFWQGERDAIDTLHTVLEVVCRTAAPLLPLTTEAVWRGLTGGRSVHLTDWPLVDELPADAALVTAMDRVRQVCSSALSLRKANKLRVRLPLAKLLVAAEDAETLRPFTDIIRDEVNVKSVELTTDVAAHGGFEVAVNARAAGPRLGKDVQRVIKAVKAGEWTTSAEGAVVAAGVELLEGEYERRLVAKDHGAAAELSGGSGLVLLETEVTAELAREGLARDMVRVVQQARRDASLDIADRIVLTVDAPDDVAEAVRAHEAFVAGETLASDVSYAPVTDGFSGAVGDGVKVTVAVAKL
- a CDS encoding DUF167 domain-containing protein, whose amino-acid sequence is MRFAVRVKPGAKRDAVGGVWDGALGEALVVSVRARAVDGAANDALCRVLAAVLAVRPRDVVVVKGQRSRDKVVEVRGAPEGSQARVDTLRHSIVDS
- a CDS encoding potassium/proton antiporter, translated to MGDLPVILGSGALVLLASVVAVRLSIRLGLPSLLLYLGIGVLIGEAGFGIEFDNPALTQSLGLAALVMILTEGGITTRWSDIKPVLGPGIALSTVAVGITIGVTGAALHLLFQLEWRTALLWGAVLASTDAAAVFSVLRTAGIGKRLSGILELESGLNDAPTYIAVVLLATGSTVDWTVPLRVLYQLLAGALIGLALGWLGAWALRRAALPATGLYPLAAVAVCVAAFSSAQLALASGLLATYVAGVVLGNARLPHRSDTLSFAEGLGWLAQIGLFVLLGLFASPTRLLDAVVPGLVAGALVLLVARPVSVVLSVAAFRVPWREQVFLSWAGLRGAVPIVLATIPLAEGIAGAQRLVDAVFVLVIVFTLVQGALLTPLAKLLRVAKPSEPREIEVDAAPLDELEAVLLQVRIQQGSRLHGVYLAELRLPTGAGVSLVVRRGAGFTPQDTTRLQEGDQLLVVTTEQARAATERRLRAVSRAGPIAKWRGESGD